A single region of the Enterobacter cloacae complex sp. R_G8 genome encodes:
- the sufE gene encoding cysteine desulfuration protein SufE: MAELPDKDKLLRNFGRCANWEEKYLYIIELGQRLPPLSEEAHNPENIIQGCQSQVWIVMEQKGDGTIELHGDSDAAIVKGLIAVVFILYHQMSAQDIVAFDVRPWFEKMALTQHLTPSRSQGLEAMIRAIRAKAAILS; this comes from the coding sequence ATGGCAGAATTGCCGGATAAAGATAAATTGCTGCGTAACTTCGGGCGTTGCGCGAACTGGGAAGAAAAGTATCTCTATATTATTGAGCTGGGGCAGCGTTTGCCGCCGCTCAGTGAAGAGGCGCATAACCCGGAGAATATTATTCAGGGCTGCCAGAGCCAGGTGTGGATCGTGATGGAGCAAAAGGGCGACGGTACGATTGAATTGCACGGCGACAGCGATGCCGCGATTGTGAAAGGGCTTATCGCCGTGGTCTTTATTCTGTACCACCAGATGTCTGCGCAGGATATTGTCGCCTTTGATGTGCGCCCGTGGTTTGAAAAAATGGCCCTGACCCAACACCTCACCCCGTCCCGCTCCCAGGGACTGGAAGCGATGATTCGCGCCATCCGCGCCAAAGCTGCAATCCTTAGCTAG
- the sufA gene encoding Fe-S cluster assembly scaffold SufA codes for MELHSETFNPADFAWRGLTLTPAAAAHIHELVAKKPEILGVRLGVKQTGCAGFGYVLDTVTEPEKDDLVFETDGAKLYVALQAMPFIDGTEVDYVREGLNQLFKFHNPKAQNECGCGESFGV; via the coding sequence ATGGAACTGCATTCAGAAACCTTCAATCCTGCCGATTTCGCCTGGCGCGGCTTAACGCTGACGCCAGCGGCGGCGGCCCATATTCACGAGCTGGTGGCGAAAAAGCCCGAGATCCTCGGCGTGCGTTTAGGGGTCAAACAGACCGGCTGCGCTGGATTCGGTTACGTGCTCGACACTGTCACCGAACCTGAGAAGGATGACCTGGTATTTGAAACGGACGGCGCAAAATTGTATGTCGCGCTTCAGGCCATGCCGTTTATCGACGGCACCGAAGTGGACTACGTGCGTGAAGGCTTAAACCAGTTATTCAAATTTCATAACCCGAAAGCCCAGAACGAATGCGGCTGCGGCGAAAGCTTTGGGGTATAG
- a CDS encoding diguanylate phosphodiesterase: MLTTIIYRSHICDDVPVKALENMVAAANSKNRQSDVTGILLFNGTHFFQLLEGPVDNVTAIYEQICRDPRHHNVVELMRDHGPSRRFGNVGMELFDLRQYDRDDVLQQVLDKGTTRYQLTYSDRPLQFFRTFVEATEKANYFELPPADAWDFIPEETPLSAQPAVVAKGADCSFAFQPIVDPFMQQVVSWEALIRTPSGDSPRAYFAALPREAVYTADLQSKQVALSMASALGLQDQTLSINLLPMTLVNVPGAVDFLLTAINANGFVPEQIVVEFTESEAISRFDEFTHSVRQLKSAGISVTIDHFGAGFAGLQLLAQFQPDRIKINRDLVLDVHKSGPRQAIIQAIIKCCSSLEIQFCAVGVEKAEEWMWLESAGISQFQGHLFASPRHGGIPAIAWPEKNPEL; encoded by the coding sequence ATGCTGACAACCATCATATACCGCAGCCATATCTGCGATGACGTTCCGGTGAAAGCGCTGGAAAACATGGTCGCTGCTGCAAATAGTAAAAACCGACAATCCGATGTCACGGGGATCCTGCTGTTTAACGGCACGCATTTTTTCCAGTTACTCGAAGGGCCAGTAGACAACGTGACCGCCATTTATGAGCAGATCTGCCGCGACCCGCGTCATCACAATGTGGTGGAACTGATGCGCGATCACGGTCCTTCCCGACGGTTTGGCAACGTGGGTATGGAGCTCTTTGATTTACGTCAGTACGACAGGGACGATGTGCTCCAGCAGGTACTTGATAAGGGGACGACCCGGTACCAACTGACCTATAGCGATCGCCCTCTGCAATTCTTCCGCACGTTCGTCGAGGCGACAGAGAAAGCCAACTATTTTGAATTGCCGCCCGCCGATGCCTGGGATTTTATCCCCGAAGAGACGCCGTTATCCGCGCAACCGGCGGTGGTGGCAAAAGGGGCGGACTGCAGCTTTGCCTTTCAGCCGATCGTGGATCCGTTTATGCAGCAGGTGGTGTCCTGGGAGGCGTTGATCCGCACGCCATCGGGTGATTCACCACGGGCCTATTTTGCGGCGCTTCCGCGGGAAGCGGTGTACACGGCAGATTTGCAGAGCAAACAGGTTGCGCTGTCGATGGCCAGTGCACTGGGGTTACAGGACCAGACGCTGTCCATTAACCTGCTGCCCATGACGCTGGTCAATGTACCGGGTGCCGTCGATTTTCTGCTTACCGCCATTAATGCGAATGGCTTTGTGCCGGAGCAGATCGTGGTGGAGTTTACCGAGAGCGAAGCTATCTCCCGCTTCGATGAGTTTACCCATTCGGTACGACAGTTAAAAAGTGCAGGCATCAGCGTGACGATCGATCACTTTGGCGCCGGGTTTGCCGGGCTGCAGCTGCTGGCGCAGTTCCAGCCGGACAGAATTAAGATTAATCGCGATCTGGTTCTGGATGTGCATAAAAGCGGTCCGCGACAGGCCATCATTCAGGCGATCATCAAGTGCTGTTCCTCGCTGGAAATTCAGTTCTGCGCCGTGGGCGTGGAGAAGGCCGAGGAGTGGATGTGGCTGGAATCGGCAGGAATTTCCCAGTTTCAGGGGCATCTGTTTGCCAGCCCCCGACATGGCGGCATTCCGGCCATTGCGTGGCCCGAGAAAAATCCCGAATTGTGA
- the sufB gene encoding Fe-S cluster assembly protein SufB produces MSRNTEATSDVNTWSGGHLNYKEGFFTQLQTDELAKGINEDVVRAISAKRNEPEWMLAFRLSAYRAWLEMEEPHWLKAHYDKLNYQDYSYYSAPSCGSCDDTCASQPGAVQQTGADNSFLSKEVEEAFNQLGVPVREGKEVAVDAIFDSVSVATTYREKLAEQGIIFCSFGEAIHEHPELVKKYIGTVVPSNDNFFAALNAAVASDGTFIYVPKGVRCPMELSTYFRINAEKTGQFERTILVADEGSYVSYIEGCSAPVRDSYQLHAAVVEVIIHKDAEVKYSTVQNWFPGDGNTGGILNFVTKRALCEGENSKMSWTQSETGSAITWKYPSCILRGDNSIGEFYSVALTSGHQQADTGTKMIHIGKNTKSTIISKGISAGHSQNSYRGLVKIMPTATNARNFTQCDSMLIGADCGAHTFPYVECRNNSAQLEHEATTSRIGEDQLFYCLQRGISEEDAISMIVNGFCKDVFSELPLEFAVEAQKLLAISLEHSVG; encoded by the coding sequence ATGTCTCGTAATACTGAAGCAACGAGTGATGTAAATACCTGGAGCGGCGGGCACCTCAATTATAAAGAGGGCTTCTTCACGCAGCTGCAGACCGATGAACTGGCAAAGGGCATCAATGAAGATGTCGTGCGGGCGATTTCGGCCAAACGTAACGAGCCAGAGTGGATGCTGGCGTTCCGCCTGAGCGCTTATCGGGCCTGGCTGGAGATGGAAGAGCCGCACTGGCTGAAAGCGCACTACGACAAGCTGAATTATCAGGATTACAGCTACTACTCAGCCCCTTCCTGCGGCAGCTGTGACGACACCTGCGCCTCCCAGCCCGGTGCGGTACAGCAAACCGGGGCGGATAACAGCTTCCTGAGTAAAGAAGTGGAAGAGGCGTTTAACCAGCTTGGCGTGCCGGTTCGCGAGGGGAAAGAGGTGGCGGTGGATGCCATTTTTGACTCCGTCTCGGTGGCGACCACCTACCGTGAGAAGCTGGCGGAGCAGGGGATCATTTTCTGCTCCTTTGGCGAAGCAATTCATGAGCACCCGGAACTGGTGAAAAAGTACATTGGCACCGTGGTGCCGTCTAACGATAACTTCTTTGCGGCGCTCAACGCGGCGGTGGCCTCTGATGGCACCTTTATCTACGTGCCGAAAGGGGTACGTTGCCCGATGGAGTTGTCGACCTATTTCCGTATCAACGCGGAAAAAACCGGCCAGTTCGAACGCACCATTCTGGTGGCGGACGAAGGCAGTTACGTCAGCTACATCGAAGGGTGTTCCGCTCCGGTACGCGACAGCTACCAGCTCCATGCCGCGGTGGTGGAAGTCATCATCCACAAAGATGCTGAAGTGAAATACTCCACGGTGCAGAACTGGTTCCCGGGCGACGGTAACACTGGCGGTATCCTTAACTTCGTCACCAAGCGCGCGCTGTGCGAGGGTGAAAACAGCAAGATGTCCTGGACGCAGTCCGAGACCGGCTCTGCCATTACCTGGAAGTACCCGAGTTGCATCCTGCGCGGGGATAACTCCATCGGCGAGTTTTACTCTGTGGCCCTCACCAGCGGCCATCAGCAGGCGGATACCGGCACCAAAATGATCCACATTGGTAAAAACACCAAATCGACCATCATCTCAAAAGGTATTTCTGCCGGGCACAGCCAGAACAGCTACCGCGGGCTGGTGAAAATCATGCCGACGGCCACCAATGCGCGAAACTTTACCCAGTGCGATTCAATGCTGATTGGCGCGGACTGCGGCGCGCATACCTTCCCGTATGTGGAGTGTCGCAACAACAGCGCCCAGCTTGAACATGAGGCGACAACATCGCGTATTGGGGAAGATCAGCTCTTCTACTGCCTGCAGCGCGGGATCAGTGAAGAAGATGCCATCTCAATGATCGTAAACGGCTTCTGTAAGGATGTGTTCTCTGAACTGCCGCTGGAATTTGCCGTTGAAGCCCAGAAACTCCTCGCCATCAGTCTTGAACACAGCGTCGGTTAA
- the sufS gene encoding cysteine desulfurase SufS: protein MSFPVEKVRADFPVLTREVNGLPLAYLDSAASAQKPNQVVDAEAEFYRHGYAAVHRGIHTLSAEATQRMENVRTQVAAFLNARSPEELVFVRGTTEGINLVANSWGNAQVHAGDNIIITEMEHHANIVPWQMLCERVGAELRVIPLHQDGTLQLEHLDALLDDRTRLVAVTQVSNVLGTENPVAEIVEKAHQAGAKVLIDGAQAVMHHPVDVQALDCDFYVFSGHKLYGPTGIGVLYVKDDILQAMPPWEGGGSMIATVSLSEGTTYARAPWRFEAGTPNTGGIIGLGAAVSYVSAIGLDAIQEYEQLLMHYALQELASVPDLTLYGPADRQGVIAFNLGKHHAYDVGSFLDNYGVAVRTGHHCAMPLMAFYQVPAMCRASLVMYNTTEEVDRLVAGLKRIHQLLG, encoded by the coding sequence ATGAGTTTTCCCGTAGAGAAAGTACGGGCCGATTTTCCGGTTCTGACCCGTGAAGTAAACGGACTGCCATTGGCCTATCTCGACAGCGCGGCCAGCGCGCAGAAGCCGAACCAGGTGGTGGATGCAGAGGCCGAATTCTACCGCCACGGTTACGCCGCCGTGCATCGCGGTATTCACACGCTGAGCGCAGAGGCGACCCAGCGAATGGAGAACGTCCGCACCCAGGTGGCCGCTTTTCTGAATGCGCGATCGCCGGAAGAGCTGGTGTTTGTGCGCGGCACGACGGAAGGGATCAACCTGGTTGCCAACAGCTGGGGCAATGCGCAGGTGCACGCGGGCGATAACATCATCATCACCGAGATGGAACACCACGCCAATATTGTGCCGTGGCAGATGCTCTGTGAGCGTGTTGGCGCCGAGCTACGGGTCATCCCGTTGCATCAGGACGGCACGCTTCAGCTTGAGCACCTTGATGCCCTGCTGGACGACCGCACGCGGCTGGTCGCGGTCACCCAGGTTTCTAACGTGCTGGGCACCGAAAACCCGGTGGCAGAGATCGTTGAAAAAGCGCACCAGGCGGGCGCGAAAGTCCTGATTGACGGCGCTCAGGCGGTTATGCACCACCCGGTGGATGTTCAGGCGCTGGACTGCGATTTTTACGTATTCTCCGGGCATAAGCTGTATGGGCCCACCGGGATCGGCGTGTTGTATGTGAAAGACGATATTCTGCAGGCCATGCCGCCGTGGGAAGGGGGCGGCTCGATGATCGCCACCGTCAGCCTGTCGGAAGGCACCACCTACGCGCGTGCGCCGTGGCGTTTTGAAGCCGGCACCCCAAACACCGGCGGGATTATCGGGCTGGGGGCGGCGGTTTCTTACGTCTCCGCGATTGGCCTTGACGCAATTCAGGAGTACGAACAGCTGCTGATGCATTATGCGCTGCAGGAGCTTGCCAGCGTACCGGATCTTACTCTGTACGGCCCGGCAGACCGGCAGGGCGTGATCGCGTTCAACCTGGGAAAACATCATGCCTATGACGTGGGGAGTTTCCTTGATAACTATGGCGTGGCAGTGCGCACCGGACACCACTGTGCCATGCCGCTGATGGCATTTTACCAGGTCCCGGCAATGTGCCGCGCGTCGCTGGTGATGTACAACACAACGGAAGAGGTCGACAGGCTGGTGGCGGGGCTAAAACGCATTCACCAGTTGCTGGGCTAA
- the ycgZ gene encoding regulatory protein YcgZ, with protein sequence MNQNGYVADSAAAIAQYFEKAALPTQQETLGEVVVEILSDGRNLNRKSLCTKLLSRLEKAEGPEEEQHYHMLLGLLFER encoded by the coding sequence ATGAACCAGAACGGTTATGTCGCCGATTCAGCCGCCGCCATTGCGCAATACTTCGAAAAAGCTGCTCTCCCTACGCAACAGGAAACGCTGGGTGAGGTGGTTGTGGAAATACTTAGCGACGGGCGAAACCTTAACCGCAAGTCGCTCTGCACCAAACTCTTAAGCCGCCTCGAAAAGGCCGAAGGCCCGGAAGAGGAACAGCATTACCACATGCTGCTTGGCCTGCTCTTCGAACGGTAA
- the fdhF gene encoding formate dehydrogenase subunit alpha, with protein MKKIASVCPYCGAGCKLNLVVENNRIIRAEAADGVTNQGTLCLKGFYGWDFLNDTRLLTPRLTQPMIRYHKGEPFTPVTWDEAIRYTANKLKSIKAQFGPRSIMTTGSSRGTGNETNYVMQKFARAVLHTNNVDCCARVCHGPSVAGLQETLGNGAMSNSINDIENSKCLLVFGYNCADSHPIVARRVLKARENGAKIIVCDPRRIETARIADQHLQLKNGSNMALVNAFGYVLLEEELYDKNYVARFTEGLEAYRQTVKAYAPEKVEHLTGIPARDVRQAMRTFAAAPSATVMWGMGVTQFGQAVDVVKGLSSLALLTGNLGRPAVGVGPVRGQNNVQGACDMGVLPNMFPGYQDVTDPAVRQKFADAWGIDVKAMDDRVGTRITEVPHLALEGKVKAYYIMGEDPLQTEADLGLVRSGFEALDFVVVQDIFMTKTAEVADVLLPATSWGEHGGVFTCADRGFQRFGKAIEPSGNVKRDWEIISLLATEMGYPMHYDTNQQIWDEMRELCPLFYGVTYEKMGEMGHVQWPCPTLDHPGTPYLYKGNQFDTPTGKGQLFAAAWRAPAETPDGDYPLVLCTVREVGHYSCRSMTGNCAALQSLADEPGRVQVNPADADKLGITDGQLVWVRSRRGKVITRASLSERINAGAVYMTYQWWIGACNELTQDNLDPISKTPETKYCAVQLEAIEDQRWAEDFAASAYQSMKSRLISAVNV; from the coding sequence ATGAAAAAAATCGCCAGCGTCTGCCCTTACTGTGGTGCAGGCTGCAAATTAAACCTCGTTGTTGAAAATAACCGTATCATCCGTGCCGAAGCCGCAGACGGCGTGACCAATCAGGGCACATTATGTCTGAAAGGGTTTTACGGTTGGGACTTCCTCAACGACACTCGCTTGCTCACCCCTCGCCTTACGCAGCCGATGATCCGGTATCACAAAGGCGAACCCTTCACCCCTGTCACCTGGGACGAGGCCATTCGTTATACCGCCAACAAGCTTAAGAGCATTAAAGCGCAGTTCGGCCCACGGTCGATCATGACCACCGGCTCATCCCGGGGTACAGGCAATGAAACCAACTATGTGATGCAAAAATTTGCCCGCGCGGTGCTCCATACCAACAACGTGGACTGCTGCGCGCGCGTCTGTCACGGCCCTTCTGTTGCTGGCTTACAGGAAACACTGGGCAACGGCGCGATGAGCAATTCCATTAACGATATTGAAAACTCAAAATGCCTGCTGGTTTTCGGTTACAACTGCGCTGACTCCCACCCTATCGTCGCCCGCCGGGTGCTGAAAGCCCGCGAGAATGGCGCGAAAATTATCGTCTGCGATCCGCGTCGGATTGAAACCGCACGCATTGCCGATCAACACCTGCAGCTGAAAAACGGCAGCAATATGGCGCTGGTCAACGCCTTTGGCTATGTGTTGCTGGAAGAGGAGTTGTACGATAAAAACTACGTCGCGCGCTTCACGGAAGGGCTTGAGGCCTACCGGCAGACGGTGAAAGCGTACGCGCCAGAGAAAGTTGAACATCTGACCGGCATTCCCGCCCGCGATGTCCGCCAGGCGATGCGCACTTTCGCCGCGGCCCCCTCCGCCACCGTGATGTGGGGAATGGGCGTCACGCAGTTTGGTCAGGCCGTGGATGTGGTAAAAGGGCTTTCCAGCCTGGCGCTGCTGACCGGTAACCTTGGTCGCCCTGCCGTCGGCGTCGGGCCGGTGCGCGGGCAGAATAACGTGCAGGGTGCCTGTGACATGGGGGTTCTGCCCAATATGTTCCCGGGATACCAGGACGTAACGGACCCGGCAGTCAGGCAGAAGTTTGCCGATGCCTGGGGAATTGACGTGAAGGCGATGGACGATCGCGTCGGCACGCGTATTACCGAGGTGCCGCATCTGGCCCTGGAAGGCAAGGTCAAAGCTTATTACATCATGGGGGAAGATCCGCTTCAGACGGAGGCCGATCTCGGTCTGGTGCGCAGCGGCTTTGAAGCGCTCGACTTTGTGGTGGTTCAGGACATCTTTATGACCAAAACGGCAGAAGTGGCGGATGTCCTGCTGCCCGCCACCTCCTGGGGCGAGCACGGCGGCGTCTTTACCTGTGCCGATCGCGGCTTCCAGCGCTTTGGCAAAGCCATTGAGCCCAGCGGCAACGTGAAACGTGACTGGGAGATCATCAGCCTGCTGGCGACGGAAATGGGCTATCCAATGCACTACGACACCAACCAGCAGATCTGGGATGAGATGCGCGAGCTATGCCCGCTGTTCTACGGTGTAACGTATGAAAAAATGGGTGAAATGGGACATGTCCAGTGGCCGTGTCCGACGCTGGATCACCCCGGCACGCCGTACCTCTATAAAGGCAACCAATTCGACACCCCCACCGGTAAGGGTCAACTGTTTGCCGCCGCCTGGCGCGCGCCCGCCGAAACACCTGATGGTGATTATCCTCTGGTGCTGTGCACGGTACGCGAGGTAGGTCATTACTCCTGCCGCTCCATGACCGGTAACTGCGCCGCGCTGCAAAGCCTGGCCGACGAGCCGGGTCGGGTACAAGTGAACCCGGCGGATGCGGACAAACTCGGCATTACAGACGGGCAACTGGTCTGGGTGCGTTCGCGTCGCGGTAAAGTGATCACCCGCGCCAGCCTCAGCGAACGCATCAACGCCGGGGCCGTTTATATGACCTATCAGTGGTGGATTGGTGCCTGCAACGAACTGACGCAGGATAACCTCGATCCCATCTCCAAAACGCCGGAAACGAAGTACTGCGCGGTACAGTTGGAAGCCATTGAGGATCAGCGCTGGGCTGAGGATTTTGCGGCATCGGCGTACCAGTCCATGAAGTCTCGGCTGATCAGTGCGGTGAACGTCTGA
- a CDS encoding MerR family transcriptional regulator, with protein MAYYSIGEVAERCGINPVTLRAWQRRYGLLKPQRSEGGHRQFDDEDILRIEEIKRLMKTGVSVGKVKALLENKEVMTQGNWAAFQEEMMTVLRYASPAKLRAKIGEFRRDHAMDALIDNIIIPVRQRMNQDQNTVRHMASLLDGVLIEFAVASLAESRKKAGKDALLVGWECDDRTHLWLEAARLTSKGWHIDVLAEPIDSPRPELFPGQKIFVWTGKSLTPRQQEQLDHWREQGFAVSFHL; from the coding sequence ATGGCCTATTACAGTATCGGCGAAGTGGCCGAACGATGCGGTATCAACCCCGTTACGCTGCGTGCCTGGCAGCGCCGTTATGGTTTGTTGAAGCCGCAACGCAGCGAAGGGGGTCATCGTCAGTTCGACGATGAAGATATCCTGCGTATAGAAGAGATTAAGCGCCTGATGAAAACGGGCGTCTCGGTGGGTAAAGTCAAAGCCTTGCTGGAAAACAAGGAAGTGATGACCCAGGGTAACTGGGCCGCTTTCCAGGAAGAGATGATGACCGTTCTGCGTTATGCCAGCCCGGCAAAACTGCGCGCTAAAATAGGCGAGTTTCGCCGCGATCATGCGATGGATGCGCTGATTGATAACATCATTATCCCCGTACGACAGCGAATGAATCAGGATCAGAATACGGTGCGCCACATGGCGAGCCTGTTGGATGGCGTGCTGATTGAATTCGCCGTGGCAAGCCTGGCAGAATCGCGCAAAAAAGCCGGTAAAGATGCTTTGCTCGTTGGATGGGAATGTGACGACCGTACGCATCTGTGGCTTGAGGCCGCGCGCCTGACCAGCAAGGGCTGGCACATTGACGTGCTGGCGGAACCGATTGATTCACCGCGCCCGGAACTCTTCCCGGGGCAAAAAATCTTCGTCTGGACGGGGAAATCACTCACACCTCGTCAGCAGGAACAGCTCGATCACTGGCGTGAACAAGGTTTTGCTGTCTCATTTCATCTTTAA
- the sufD gene encoding Fe-S cluster assembly protein SufD → MAGLPNSSNALQQWHRLFEAQGQTRSEQAQQHLQQMLRLGLPTRKHENWKYTPLDGLMNAEFVSRLADINPTQRDALALNVDALRLVFVDGQFRAELSDSTEDSGYTITIDDERQSLTAPVQPEVFLHLTESLAQSVTQIHVKRNQRPAKPLLLMHITQGLDGDELNTAHYRHHLALAEGAEATVIEHYVSLNDTRHFTGARLTMNVAANAQLHHIKLAFENPQSHHFAHNDILLGQDAAAYSHSFLLGGAVLRHNTSTQLNGENTTLRINSLAMPVKSEVCDTRTWLEHNKGYCNSRQLHKTIVSDKGRAVFNGLINVAQHAIKTDGQMTNNNLLLGRLAEVDTKPQLEIYADDVKCSHGATVGRIDDEQMFYLRSRGIDQQAAQKMIIYAFAAELTEALDDGLLKQQVLARIGQRLPGGEA, encoded by the coding sequence ATGGCTGGCTTACCGAACAGCAGTAATGCGCTCCAGCAGTGGCATCGCCTGTTTGAAGCTCAGGGGCAAACGCGTTCTGAGCAGGCACAACAGCACCTGCAACAGATGCTGCGCCTCGGTTTGCCCACGCGTAAACATGAGAACTGGAAATACACGCCGCTCGATGGCCTGATGAACGCTGAGTTCGTCTCGCGTCTGGCGGATATCAACCCGACGCAACGCGACGCACTGGCGCTGAATGTCGATGCCCTGCGCCTGGTGTTTGTCGACGGCCAGTTCCGTGCGGAGCTGAGCGACAGCACCGAAGATAGCGGTTATACGATAACCATTGATGATGAGCGTCAGAGTCTGACGGCGCCCGTGCAGCCAGAGGTCTTTCTGCATCTTACCGAGAGCCTGGCGCAGAGCGTGACGCAGATTCACGTGAAGCGAAACCAGCGCCCGGCAAAACCGCTGCTGCTGATGCACATCACCCAGGGCCTGGACGGCGACGAACTCAATACCGCGCATTATCGCCACCATCTGGCGCTGGCGGAGGGGGCGGAGGCCACGGTCATTGAACATTACGTCAGCCTCAACGACACCCGCCACTTTACCGGGGCGCGCCTGACGATGAACGTCGCCGCCAACGCTCAGTTGCACCATATCAAGCTGGCATTTGAGAATCCGCAGAGTCATCACTTTGCGCATAACGATATTCTGCTTGGGCAGGACGCAGCGGCATATAGCCACAGCTTCCTGCTGGGGGGCGCGGTACTGCGTCACAACACCAGCACGCAGCTCAACGGCGAGAACACCACGCTGCGCATCAACAGCCTGGCTATGCCGGTCAAATCGGAAGTGTGCGATACGCGTACCTGGCTTGAGCACAACAAAGGCTACTGCAACAGCCGCCAGCTGCACAAAACCATTGTCAGCGACAAAGGCCGCGCGGTGTTTAACGGTCTGATTAATGTGGCGCAACACGCCATTAAGACCGACGGGCAGATGACCAACAACAACCTGCTGCTGGGGCGTCTGGCGGAAGTGGACACCAAACCGCAGCTGGAGATCTATGCCGACGACGTCAAATGCAGCCACGGCGCCACGGTCGGGCGCATTGATGACGAACAGATGTTCTATCTGCGTTCACGCGGTATCGACCAGCAGGCGGCACAGAAGATGATTATCTACGCCTTTGCCGCAGAGCTGACGGAGGCGCTGGACGATGGCCTGTTAAAACAGCAGGTGCTGGCCCGTATTGGTCAGCGGCTGCCTGGAGGCGAAGCATGA
- the sufC gene encoding Fe-S cluster assembly ATPase SufC, giving the protein MLSIKDLQVSVEDKAILRGLNFDVKPGEVHAIMGPNGSGKSTLSATLAGREDYEVTHGSVEFNGKDLLEMSPEDRAGEGIFMAFQYPVEIPGVSNQFFLQTALNAVRKYRGLEALDRFDFQDLMEEKIKLLKMPEDLLTRSVNVGFSGGEKKRNDILQMAVLEPELCILDETDSGLDIDALKIVADGVNSLRDGKRSFIIVTHYQRILDYIKPDYVHVLYQGRIVKSGDFTLVKQLEEQGYGWLTEQQ; this is encoded by the coding sequence ATGTTAAGCATTAAAGATTTACAGGTTAGCGTGGAAGATAAAGCCATCCTGCGTGGCCTCAATTTTGACGTCAAGCCAGGAGAGGTTCACGCCATCATGGGGCCAAACGGCTCCGGGAAAAGTACGCTTTCAGCGACGCTGGCGGGACGCGAAGATTACGAAGTGACCCACGGCTCGGTGGAGTTTAACGGAAAAGATTTGCTGGAGATGTCGCCAGAAGATCGCGCCGGAGAGGGCATCTTTATGGCCTTCCAGTATCCGGTTGAAATTCCGGGCGTCAGTAATCAGTTCTTCCTGCAAACGGCGCTCAACGCGGTACGCAAATACCGTGGTCTGGAGGCGCTGGATCGCTTTGATTTCCAGGACCTGATGGAAGAGAAGATCAAACTGCTGAAAATGCCGGAAGACTTGCTCACCCGCTCGGTTAACGTCGGCTTCTCCGGCGGCGAGAAAAAGCGCAACGACATTCTGCAGATGGCAGTGCTTGAACCTGAGCTGTGCATTCTGGATGAGACCGATTCCGGTCTGGATATCGATGCCCTCAAGATTGTCGCCGACGGGGTAAATTCCCTGCGTGACGGCAAACGGTCATTCATTATCGTCACCCACTACCAGCGTATTCTTGACTACATCAAACCGGATTACGTCCACGTGCTTTACCAGGGGCGCATTGTGAAATCCGGTGATTTCACGCTGGTCAAACAACTGGAGGAGCAGGGTTATGGCTGGCTTACCGAACAGCAGTAA
- a CDS encoding biofilm development regulator YmgB/AriR family protein translates to MRQNIQLQPEFHSAFLDSALSEYFRHAGDRFAEESAIFSTAVRCVLATEGHLTNKAIILWLIQTLEATNDVVQADVIRKTLEIVVGYTMDDL, encoded by the coding sequence ATGAGACAGAATATTCAGCTGCAACCCGAATTTCATTCGGCTTTTCTTGATAGCGCCCTGTCGGAGTATTTCCGCCACGCTGGCGATCGTTTTGCTGAAGAGTCCGCGATTTTTTCTACTGCAGTACGTTGTGTCCTGGCCACGGAAGGTCACCTTACCAACAAAGCGATCATTCTCTGGCTGATACAAACGCTGGAAGCGACCAACGACGTGGTTCAGGCGGACGTCATACGCAAAACGCTTGAAATTGTTGTGGGTTACACAATGGACGATCTTTAA